A stretch of Amycolatopsis balhimycina FH 1894 DNA encodes these proteins:
- a CDS encoding peptidoglycan-binding protein has protein sequence MNEVTHLKPRRRGRTRWFIAGAVLVVVLGTSSVVILTRVSSATPVQEAAPPPVETAEVVKADLREEEEADGTLGYGDESTVAGRKPGTITSLPDAGATITRCKPVYGVDAKPVPLFYGTLPFYRDLAVGADDGADVKQLEENLKACGFGGFGAPDKKFTSATAAALKKWQKSLGLGQTGTFGQGDVVLAAGELRVSALGAKLGSPAQGEVLKTTGTVRSVQVKLDAAKQSLAQQGAKASVTINGKMTPGTITDVGRTAVEGKDGAGQDDGKPKITVTVRLDDPAAAGSLDSAPATVRFTKDVHQGVLAVPVGALLALAEGGYAVEVDDNGKRRYVAVRTGLFSGGKVEVTGSGLTEGMRVVTTS, from the coding sequence GTGAACGAAGTGACACACCTCAAGCCCCGCCGCCGCGGCCGGACGCGCTGGTTCATCGCCGGAGCGGTCCTGGTCGTGGTGCTGGGCACCAGTTCCGTCGTGATCCTGACGCGGGTGTCGAGCGCGACGCCCGTGCAGGAGGCCGCGCCACCGCCGGTCGAGACCGCCGAGGTCGTCAAGGCGGACCTCCGCGAAGAGGAGGAGGCCGACGGCACGCTCGGCTACGGCGACGAGTCGACCGTCGCGGGCCGCAAGCCCGGCACGATCACGTCGCTGCCCGACGCCGGCGCCACGATCACCCGCTGCAAGCCGGTGTACGGGGTGGACGCGAAGCCGGTGCCGCTGTTCTACGGCACGCTGCCGTTCTACCGCGACCTCGCCGTGGGCGCGGACGACGGCGCCGATGTCAAGCAGCTGGAGGAGAACCTCAAGGCGTGCGGCTTCGGCGGCTTCGGCGCACCGGACAAGAAGTTCACGTCCGCGACGGCGGCCGCGCTGAAGAAGTGGCAGAAGTCGCTGGGGCTGGGGCAGACCGGTACCTTCGGCCAGGGCGACGTCGTGCTCGCGGCGGGCGAGCTGCGGGTGTCGGCGCTGGGAGCCAAGCTCGGCTCGCCGGCCCAGGGCGAGGTGCTCAAGACGACCGGGACCGTCCGCTCGGTGCAGGTCAAGCTGGACGCGGCCAAGCAGAGCCTCGCCCAGCAGGGCGCGAAGGCGTCCGTGACGATCAACGGGAAGATGACGCCGGGCACCATCACCGACGTCGGACGCACCGCCGTCGAGGGCAAGGACGGGGCGGGCCAGGACGACGGCAAGCCCAAGATCACCGTGACCGTCCGGCTCGACGACCCGGCCGCCGCCGGCTCGCTCGACTCGGCGCCGGCGACCGTCCGGTTCACCAAGGACGTCCACCAGGGCGTGCTCGCGGTGCCGGTCGGTGCGTTGCTCGCGCTCGCCGAAGGCGGGTACGCGGTCGAGGTGGACGACAACGGCAAGCGCCGGTACGTCGCCGTCCGAACCGGACTGTTCAGCGGCGGCAAGGTCGAGGTCACCGGCAGCGGCCTGACCGAGGGCATGCGGGTGGTGACGACGTCGTGA
- a CDS encoding response regulator transcription factor, whose product MRVLVVEDERLLADSVAEGLRRFSMAVDVCYDGEQALERVGVHGYDVVVLDRDLPKVHGDEVCAAVVKAGGEARVLMLTAAADVTDRVAGLGLGADDYLTKPFAFAELVARVQALSRRARPALPPVLERDGVVLDLPRHQAARDGRFLLLSPKEFAVLEVLMRAEGAVVSAEDLLEKAWDEHADPFTNAVRVAVMTLRRKLGDPPVIETVPGAGYRFGTP is encoded by the coding sequence GTGCGGGTGCTGGTGGTGGAGGACGAGCGGTTGCTGGCCGACTCGGTCGCGGAGGGGTTGCGGCGCTTTTCGATGGCCGTCGACGTCTGTTACGACGGCGAGCAGGCCCTGGAACGGGTCGGGGTGCACGGCTACGACGTCGTGGTCCTCGACCGCGACCTGCCGAAGGTGCACGGCGACGAGGTCTGCGCCGCCGTGGTGAAGGCGGGTGGTGAGGCGCGGGTGCTGATGCTGACCGCGGCCGCCGACGTCACCGACCGCGTGGCCGGCCTCGGCCTCGGCGCCGACGACTACCTGACGAAGCCGTTCGCGTTCGCCGAGCTGGTCGCCCGGGTCCAGGCGCTGTCGCGGCGCGCGCGGCCCGCATTGCCGCCGGTGCTCGAACGCGACGGCGTCGTGCTCGACCTGCCGCGTCACCAGGCCGCCCGCGACGGCCGGTTCCTGCTGCTCTCGCCGAAGGAGTTCGCCGTGCTGGAGGTGCTCATGCGGGCCGAAGGCGCGGTGGTCAGCGCCGAAGACCTGCTGGAAAAGGCGTGGGACGAGCACGCGGACCCGTTCACCAACGCCGTGCGCGTCGCGGTGATGACGTTGCGGCGCAAGCTGGGCGACCCGCCGGTGATCGAAACCGTGCCCGGCGCCGGCTACCGGTTCGGCACCCCGTGA
- a CDS encoding sensor histidine kinase: protein MNGLSVRTKLTAWYGGLFLLAGLVLVVINYLLVQSTLPDPARFASTSVAGDAAFGVAQRLDTLEAAPAVRLVSGSLDEYRSSTLSTLVVGSAIALVTTAALAVLFGWLMAGRALRPLHDITSAARRLEAGKLDRRINLEGPPDELKELADTFDGMLDRLAESFEGQKRFVANASHELRTPLAVQRTLIEVAMTDPDVAPELRKLGTHLLHTNERSERMIEGLLVLARSDRGLTARTQVRLDEVAASVVRATTAQASAAGVTVETRLRRRTVTGDPVLLERLLTNLVVNAITYNASGGWVYVEVRGDPAVEVRNSGPVVPPEAVPTLFEPFRRVGGAERTGDTRNAGLGLSIVRSVAQAHGGVAEAQPGRRGGLTVTVRLPPA from the coding sequence GTGAACGGCCTTTCCGTCCGGACGAAGCTCACCGCCTGGTACGGCGGGCTGTTCCTGCTCGCCGGGCTGGTCCTGGTCGTCATCAACTACCTGCTGGTGCAGAGCACCCTGCCGGATCCGGCCCGGTTCGCCTCGACGTCGGTCGCCGGGGACGCGGCGTTCGGGGTCGCCCAGCGGCTGGACACCCTTGAGGCCGCTCCGGCGGTGCGGCTCGTCAGCGGCTCGCTGGACGAGTACCGCTCCTCGACGCTGTCGACGCTGGTGGTCGGCTCGGCGATCGCGCTGGTGACGACGGCGGCGCTGGCGGTGCTGTTCGGCTGGCTGATGGCGGGCCGCGCGCTGCGGCCGCTGCACGACATCACTTCGGCCGCGCGCCGGCTGGAAGCGGGCAAGCTCGACCGGCGGATCAACCTCGAAGGCCCGCCGGACGAGCTGAAGGAGCTGGCGGACACGTTCGACGGCATGCTCGACCGGCTGGCGGAGTCGTTCGAGGGCCAGAAGCGGTTCGTCGCGAACGCGTCCCACGAGCTGCGGACGCCGCTGGCGGTGCAGCGGACGCTGATCGAAGTCGCGATGACCGACCCCGATGTCGCCCCCGAGCTGCGGAAGCTCGGCACGCACCTGCTGCACACGAACGAACGCAGCGAGCGGATGATCGAAGGGCTGCTGGTCCTCGCCCGCAGCGACCGCGGGCTGACCGCACGCACGCAGGTGCGCCTCGACGAGGTCGCCGCGTCGGTCGTCCGGGCGACGACGGCGCAGGCTTCGGCGGCCGGGGTGACGGTCGAGACGCGGCTGCGGCGGCGCACGGTGACCGGCGACCCCGTGCTGCTCGAACGGCTGCTGACCAACCTCGTGGTCAACGCCATCACGTACAACGCTTCCGGGGGCTGGGTCTACGTCGAAGTGCGCGGGGACCCGGCGGTGGAGGTGCGGAACTCGGGACCGGTGGTGCCGCCCGAAGCGGTGCCGACGCTGTTCGAGCCGTTCCGGCGGGTGGGCGGCGCGGAGCGGACCGGGGACACCCGCAACGCGGGCCTCGGGCTGTCGATCGTGCGCTCGGTGGCTCAAGCCCACGGTGGCGTCGCCGAAGCTCAGCCCGGCCGGCGCGGCGGCCTCACCGTGACGGTCCGGCTGCCGCCCGCTTGA
- the sepH gene encoding septation protein SepH, with product MRALRVVGLHEDGKSIVLEDPASRTRFLLPADERLRAAARGDITRLGQIEIELESQMRPREIQQRIRAGESVEQVAASAGVSAQRVERYAYPVLLERSRTAELAQSAHPVREDGPDVQTLGEVVAYGFGVRGHDYSQATWDSWKGDDGRWVVVLQWKAGRSDNRAHWAFSPGAHGGTVAALDENAEVLLDPNAYRPPRTVRALDPAREAEFQPTLDSVAPERAELPSAEPDPDDDTREIPRVPADPEEDTAVPEPRPKTKKNHPIVPSWEDVLLGVRSQRG from the coding sequence ATGCGGGCCCTGCGAGTGGTCGGACTGCACGAGGACGGGAAGTCCATCGTGCTCGAAGACCCGGCGAGCCGTACTCGCTTCCTGCTCCCGGCTGATGAGCGACTGCGCGCGGCGGCGCGGGGTGACATCACCCGCCTCGGCCAGATCGAAATCGAGTTGGAGAGCCAGATGCGGCCACGCGAGATCCAGCAGCGCATCCGCGCCGGCGAGTCCGTCGAGCAGGTCGCCGCGAGCGCCGGCGTCTCGGCGCAGCGCGTCGAGCGCTACGCCTACCCGGTCCTGCTCGAGCGGTCCCGGACCGCCGAGCTGGCGCAGAGCGCCCACCCGGTCCGCGAAGACGGCCCCGACGTGCAGACGCTCGGCGAGGTCGTCGCGTACGGCTTCGGCGTCCGCGGCCACGACTACTCCCAGGCGACGTGGGACTCCTGGAAGGGTGACGACGGCCGCTGGGTCGTCGTGCTGCAGTGGAAGGCCGGGCGGTCGGACAACCGCGCGCACTGGGCGTTCTCACCGGGAGCGCACGGCGGCACGGTGGCGGCGCTGGACGAGAACGCCGAAGTCCTCCTCGACCCGAACGCCTACCGCCCGCCACGCACGGTCCGCGCCCTCGACCCGGCCCGCGAAGCGGAGTTCCAGCCGACGCTGGATTCGGTCGCGCCGGAGCGCGCGGAGCTGCCGTCGGCCGAGCCGGACCCGGACGACGACACCCGCGAGATCCCGCGCGTCCCGGCGGACCCGGAAGAGGACACGGCGGTCCCCGAGCCGCGGCCGAAGACCAAGAAGAACCACCCGATCGTGCCGTCCTGGGAGGACGTGCTGCTCGGGGTCCGCTCCCAGCGCGGCTGA
- a CDS encoding DUF2537 domain-containing protein: MELRIRDERAVLAGPGGEHAREVDPHKLAIGAELAQALHEWARVASAVSTDSADSGGEAAAVVSQRGRQLAGRLAAVMGTAVRFVDPVTGADTVVEPPPLEAKAAHRFVRTVLGPPGPPGEPTPWLTGLTVSAFIAAVVVVAMLALATALARETAGWLALVGAVIVTAGIGPSLWLIRRTPILRWVAYGGVAGVAIAWIGVLVIAF; encoded by the coding sequence ATGGAGCTGCGGATCCGCGACGAGCGCGCCGTGCTGGCCGGCCCCGGCGGGGAGCACGCGCGCGAGGTGGATCCGCACAAGCTCGCGATCGGCGCCGAGCTGGCGCAGGCCCTGCACGAATGGGCGCGCGTGGCGTCCGCCGTCTCGACCGATTCCGCCGACTCCGGCGGGGAGGCGGCCGCGGTCGTCTCGCAGCGCGGCCGTCAGCTGGCCGGCCGGCTGGCCGCGGTGATGGGCACGGCCGTGCGGTTCGTGGACCCGGTGACGGGCGCCGACACGGTCGTCGAGCCGCCCCCGCTCGAGGCGAAGGCGGCCCACCGGTTCGTCCGGACGGTGCTCGGGCCGCCCGGCCCGCCCGGCGAGCCGACCCCGTGGCTGACAGGCCTGACCGTCTCGGCGTTCATCGCGGCCGTGGTGGTCGTCGCGATGCTCGCGCTCGCGACGGCGCTGGCCCGCGAGACCGCCGGCTGGCTGGCGCTCGTGGGTGCGGTCATCGTGACGGCCGGGATCGGGCCGTCACTGTGGCTGATCCGCCGCACCCCGATCCTGCGCTGGGTCGCGTACGGCGGGGTGGCCGGCGTCGCGATCGCGTGGATCGGCGTGCTGGTGATCGCCTTCTAG
- a CDS encoding TrmH family RNA methyltransferase, producing the protein MGVIHIDDSGDPRVDDFRDLSTADRRPDRPGGRGLVIAEGTVVVSRLLASRYPVHALLGVERRFAELADELAGRDVPQYVASAETMADVVGFHLNRGILAVADRPAPLAVAEVVAGTGPVAVLEGVGDHENLGALFRNAAALGVGGVLLGPGCSDPLYRRSVRVSMGHVLRVPFGYLTDWPGGLDDLRARGFSVAAFTPRPGSVPLRELRQVAPGRVALLFGAEGPGLTETALAAADHAVRIPMPAGVDSLNIATAAAIAFYELAQAD; encoded by the coding sequence ATGGGCGTGATCCACATCGATGATTCCGGCGACCCCCGGGTCGACGATTTCCGCGACCTGTCCACTGCGGACCGTCGGCCCGACCGGCCCGGTGGCCGGGGGCTCGTCATCGCCGAAGGCACCGTCGTGGTGTCCCGGCTGCTCGCGTCCCGCTACCCGGTACACGCGCTGCTGGGCGTGGAGCGGCGGTTCGCCGAACTGGCGGACGAGCTCGCCGGGAGGGACGTGCCGCAGTACGTCGCTTCCGCGGAAACCATGGCCGACGTGGTCGGATTCCACCTGAACCGGGGAATCCTCGCGGTCGCCGACCGGCCGGCGCCACTGGCCGTAGCCGAAGTCGTGGCCGGCACCGGCCCGGTGGCCGTGCTGGAGGGCGTGGGGGACCACGAAAACCTCGGCGCTCTCTTCCGCAACGCGGCCGCGCTCGGAGTCGGCGGCGTGCTGCTCGGGCCCGGCTGTTCGGACCCGCTGTACCGGCGCAGCGTGCGCGTGTCGATGGGCCACGTCCTGCGCGTGCCGTTCGGGTACCTGACGGACTGGCCGGGCGGGCTCGACGACCTGCGGGCGCGCGGGTTCTCGGTCGCGGCGTTCACCCCGCGGCCGGGCTCGGTCCCGCTGCGCGAGCTGCGGCAGGTCGCGCCCGGGCGGGTGGCGTTGCTCTTCGGCGCCGAAGGTCCCGGCCTGACTGAAACGGCGCTCGCGGCGGCTGATCACGCCGTCCGGATACCCATGCCGGCGGGAGTCGATTCACTGAACATCGCGACAGCCGCCGCCATCGCCTTCTACGAACTGGCCCAGGCCGACTAA